The stretch of DNA GTGCCTCCAATCATATGCTTGGGCCTCCTGGCAATCAGCCCCTGTCCTTCGTGAGGTCCCAAGTCACCTCACGAACGTCACTAAAGacccctctgtgtctgtcaaCACCTAGGCAGTTCCAAAGGTTTGGGAGTCTGCCACGGTGAAAGACCAAGAAATATGGGACATATTTCAACATCAGAatgatgaaatttttatttcttatccatGTGAACCTTGCAGGTAAGTATGgttattcttctcattttaaattcatgaaaatGCTCATCATTCTCTCTGCTGTCCCTCtgaccctgggatccaggcctcCCGTGCCTCCCTGGGTCACGGTGTCCTGTGGAACTTCTTTTTTAACTTTGGCTTTCTGATTCTTCAAGCCTTGGTCCCCTTCTCATCCACTTACATTAATTGCAACAGAGCAAAGGGGGGTCTCTGAGGCCCCTTAATAGCCTggtcacggggtggggggggcatctACCTTATGTAAACCAGGTCACTCTGAGAGTGAAGGGGTTGCCACTACTGATAAAGCTGACACAAGAAGCCCTAATGGGCACTGTCTCTGCAAACCTGGACACAGCGATTCCGGGGAGACCTGGGACATCTCTCTAAGGCCTGGACATTTGATGCCACCATGCCAGCATCTTCCTTCTGTATTAGACACCAGGGAATTAGCTGCCGGTCCCTAATATCTATTGTTCTAGCAGGGCCCTGCAGAGATCTGAGTGTCCCTTCCAAGAAGTTTGAATACACGATGTGACAAAGGATGAGACCACGCGGTGCTTGTTCACGTCCCTGTGAGGAGCGTCTCTTGGTGTCTAGAAATTGCACTCAGTCTCTCTGCAATGTCTCTATCAAAGAAGGGAATGACTTGAATGCTGTGTGAAAGTGGGGGAGGGAGCATTCCAGCACAGAAGGGCCACGAAGGAGCAAAAGAATTGTCACAGGATGGGGTCACTGACCCAGAATTTCTGCCCTGGGGAGCCAAGGGGGCAGACTGTGGGCATCCCATGGCCTCCTCTGGGAAGCAGCCCCCAAGCTCCCTGTCACCAATGGCTGTGGAGGGTGACAACTGCCCGTCTCCCCACATGTCTACTCCTACGACCCCGGGAGCCAAAGCAGCTCAGGGTCGTGGACTCAGTGGACCTAGGGACCCCAGCTTTCCCAAGGAATGATTTGTGTGGGGAATATCCAAATGTAGCTTAGCATCGCCTTGGCTAAGGCCCACAGGGCAGAGAGATCCTTTGACAGTTGTCTGCCTGCAGCTTCAGCTCATCACACCTACAGGAATTAAGATGAGACCCAGCCCCAGAAGAGGCATCACTCCCGCACTGGCAGGCGCCCATCTCAGCCAATGATTCCCTCACGCTCGTGTAATCCTCGCCTGATTTGCTTCGTCCTGGGTCAGCCTCCCCTTTGCAACGTCCTGCTCGGATCCCTTCTAGTCTTGTAACAAGTCAGAAGTGGgcctcctgcttcttctctggGTTACTGGTGGAGCATGAATGCCACCCCCGACCTGGCCACTACGGAGCATCTTGCAGCCTCTGGGCTGCCCCGTCTCCAGGTTGCTGGCATCAGCCCTGCAGGCACTTGTCTTGTGTCTGCCGAGCCGCTGGTGTTCCTCGTCTGCCAGGGGCGCTCCAGGCAGCACCCCTGAGCCAGCACCCCTGGGCCGGGCCTTCCCTGCCCTACTGTCTCcggcctgtggcccagggcctcAGTGTGACAAGGACGGGTCTGTCCTCTGGACGCCCCCTGATCGCCGCCACGTCACACATGCACCGTCCTCTCTCCCCGAGGAAATCCGATGAGCTCGGCGCGTTCCTTTCACTTGAATGGGCAGGAAGGGGTCGGGGCGCCCACCGGGCCTCCCGGCCCCACGGAGCCCTGCGCAGGGCCTTCCGCACACACCCTGACTAACCTCCCGCAGGACAGCGCGGTCCTGCTCTTCGGGCCGAAGCGGCCGCTCCCTCTGTTCTTGCGCTGCATCCCGCTTTCTCGGCTCCCTTCCTGAATCTTCTATTCTGCTCGGCTCCCAGCCAGTGCGCTGTTTCCTGATGGTTTTTAGGATGTCATTTCTGCGTGACATGGGAGCCAGTATCTAGCCCCAGGTCGGTGTCCCTGGGCGGCCCAGTCCTCACTGCGCCTGCAGAGGCGCCCCACAGTGGCCGGTCGTGATGCTGGGGCGTCTGGAGGACCTTCCCAGTGTCCAGGCCCCCCGCTGGCTGCTGGAAGCTTATTGCCCTGGTCCTGAGGCTTTCCTGTCTCCCTCCCgctccctgggcccagccccaggcTTTGCATCCCTCAGTGGacccccttctgctcctccagtGGCCCTGTGCGCTCTCAGGCCTTAGGCACTCGggtctcttttctcttattgatccCCCTTCACAGCAGTTGTGTGGGGAAGAAAACCTTTCCTGAGCAGCAGTGAGAGTGGAAAGAGGCTGGAAACCCCACGTTTGCCACACTCCCAGAATCTGCCAGATTGCACAACCTGGGAAATGAGAGGCTTCGAGGAAAAAGCCTGATTATCTGCAGCTGCCTCTGGCCTCGGGGAATTTCCCCAGCCCAGTGTTTTCCCTCGCCCTGTCTTCCATTCGTCCCTCCAGCAGAGCGTCAGTATATATGTGCTGGCACACGTCGCAGGCCGGAGGCCAGGGCAGCTCAGCCTCACCAGGAGCCTCCGCGGGGAGGGACAGCCAAAGGTGAGGTCCAGAACCTTCCAAGCGGTTCTTCCTGGCAGGTTCTCTTTCCCCACAGCGTTCCTGTGCTGGGTCCCAGCCATCTGCTCCTTTCTGGATCCATGATCCTGACAATGAGGATTCAGCAGATGTGAATACTTTCTGGGACTGGGCTTTAGTTGTGATTGTCCTCTGTGGGCCTTCGGGGGTGGGTACAAGAGGCACCTGCAAGTGTGTGGGCATCGTTACACTCATCTCATTCGACAGACAGGTGCACGGTCACAAATGCCCAGAGGCCTCCTCGGAAGCTTCCTGTCAGTGGGTGTGAGGGCTCATAGGGCAGGATTGAAAGTGGTGTGTATTGGAAGTGCCGTGCAGGCTCTCATCCTGGCATTCCCGGGAGGCAAGTGGAAATGGAGACGTGGACCCCCTGGAATTCTGTCTACGTAGCTATGTATCACCTGCTAACTATGCTAATACACGCTGTCCACTTCCTTCTCCATATACCCCCCACACCGATGCATGTACATGGGTGCATAGGtacacgtatgtgtgtgtgtgtgtacacacgaAGGATAGGTCACATTCCCCCCATgtagaaaaccaaaccaaacaaaaaccaaactcgTCTCCTTTTCATGTGTCCCCAGGACTCTGCAGCAGGATGAAGCTTCTCGTGGGCATCCTATTGTGCTCCCTGGTCCTGGGCGTCAGCAGCCAGAGATGGTTGACATTCCTCAAGGAAGCGGGTCAAGGTAAGGACCAAAGCATGGGGGTCATGGGGAGACCGCACTTGGCCTCCTTTGGAGTTCACCTGAGCGGGGGCCACATCCACACAGGGCAGGGGCCAAGAGTGGGAAGCACAAAGCGTGGTTTGCAAGTCAGCAGTTTCCCtggccttttttatttattataattccaatataactgacatgtaacattatatataattaaggTATATGTCACGTTAATTTGATGCACTTATATATTTGATTGCGTTTGTAGCTATAATTAGCACCTCtactatattatataattatcctttttttaatagtatttgaaataattaagtttggggcacctgcaagtctcagttgattaagcgcctgtcttaggctcaggtcatgacttcagggtcctggaatcgagccccatgttgagctctctgctcactggggccctgcttctctctctccctctcctactgctccctctgcttgtgctctctctctctctctctgtgaaataaataaataaaatcttttttattttttttacaaaagaaataattaagttcTAGAGTATAGCAAGCTTCATAGTTATAATAATACATTGTTTGGTGCCCATTATACTGTGTATCAGATCTCCAGGCCTTACTTCCTCCTTGTGCCTTTTCCCCTGACACCTCATCTGTCCTATCCCACCACCCCTGGCTTTTCTGGCCAGCATCACCCTCTTCCATGGGGATCCCCTTGCCTGAGGTCATATAGGGTTTGGAAGAGATCTGGGGTCCCTGGTGCCTGCTCCCTATTCCGAGTGGACTCTAGTGCCTCCTGGTGGGAAGGCAGGGACAGCTCATGGCTGGGTCTCAGGCAGCCTGAAGTGGGTGCATCCAACTTGTGCACCTAGTAATTACACCCAAGAGTAACTGAGCTTGGCCGTCCTAGGTGCTGCTCTGAGAGCTTTACATGTATGGATGAACTCGTTTTCATCCTCAGGTTTTAATCTTTAATCCTGGGATGTAGGCACCATCATGTCTTTTTAGAGGACCTGAGGCAGAAAGAGATGAAGAGTCCTAACAAAGTCCCCACACAGAGCAGGATTTACCCCAGTGCTGGCGCTCCCAGAGCTTCCTGTGACAGGACTACCCTGTCTCCCAGACCAGAGAGCACATGGGAGAGTGAGGGGCCTGTGAACACATAATCCTCTTGCTCATCTGTCCAAATGCCAGATAGCTGTGTTGCAGGCTGAAGGCAACTCTGAGAGCTCTCTCCCCCAGTCGAAGGCACAAGGAATTACATGATGATCCTCTTCTGGCCTGAGTCCTGGCTGGGCCAGAGAGAAGAGATATACCCCTTATTAGGCAAGGTCAAGAGGCCAAATTTGCTTATTTcacaaaatcatttattttgagttttctgtgATGGCCAGTGGCTATTGCCTTAAGACTTTGCTGTCAATCCTTTCTAAATTCTCACAGGCAcagctacaattttttttttcatctttaggtCAAGGTTTCTCAAAGGGTCATGCTAGGGCCACttgcatgagaatcacctggggttTGGGGTGCTTTGTGAAATGCAGATGCCTGGTCCACACACTCCCCCTCTGCTGAATCACAATTTCTGAGGCTGAGCCTGAAATCTGGCCTTTAGCAAGCACCCAGTGGGTTTTTTCCCCACTCAAGATTGGGTACTACTACCTGCAGTCTTGCTCCCTGAGTGACAGATATGTCGGGCATTTGGAAGTACTTCTAAAGCAAGCGGCCCCCAGGCATCTATTGAATCTGTTAACTGGGAGGGAATCAGTATAGTCAGAAGGTTGTGCTGCTCAACCAAGCGATCTTTCTGAGCACTGGGAATAAGAAATACACGAAATGAAGATAGGGGCGTGGCCGATATTACGCAAACTATGATGACCACTCGACTgaggtttttctcttttgcctagTCAGCTACTTTCTAGAAGTCTTCATGTGGTTACTGAGTGGTCTACTGAGACTCCTTCAGTCCATACTCTCTGGCCTTCCTCTTAGCCTAATCCCGCTGCTGGATTTGTCCCAGGCTTCCTAAGGCCTAGTGAGGTGATAGCGTATTGAGCACCTACAATCTTCTAGAagttatatgtgtattttctcatttcGTTGCATAACCACCGTGGGGAAGGCGATACTCTTCCATTTATGGGGAGGACACTGAGCTTTAGAGCTGGCGGGTCAGTTGCCCTTTTTATGCATCTCGTGACCTGATTTCTGTGAAGCTGTTTTGGGGAGCTCACTTTTTCAATTCTATGAATGAATTCTGACAGTTGCCTGGAGGCCAAATACACCCCGGACCTTCAGAAGTAGGTTGGACTGAGTTGTCttcaggctgcccacagggatgAATTTCTCCCCTTGACTAGGCTGAGCCTCCTGGGGCAGCAGCCACCCTTACCCTGGGCTTTGTCCTCACGTCCCAGCAGGGGGTTCCCTAGTCTTTCCAGGTAGAGTTTCATTGTACAAGGAAGCATCCCTTAGAGACCATCCCACCCCTGTTCACACACATCACACAGAGCCAAAAGCCAGGTATCTACAGGATGGaatcaaagataataaaatgtgtATCCAGTGCGATTCTGGAGGAATCAGGGGAGTGAAGAGTTAGGGAATATTTCTCCCAGCCAAGATCATCTCCAAGCGTTTTGTCAAAGACTGAAATCTAGTATCAGTGGGAGGAaaactttttctctattttccaagaGATAATTaccttcagtttccttcctttccagggACTAGAGACATGTGGAGAGCCTACTCTGACATGAGAGAAGCCAACTACAAAAATTCAGACAAATACTTCCATGCCCGGGGGAACTATGACGCTGCAAGAAGGGGCCCTGGGGGCGCCTGGGCTGCTAAAGTGATCAGGTGACCTGGGCCCCTGGGGATGCAGGGATGGTGAGCTGGGCGAGGCTCTCAGAGGACAGGCCAAGTCCCAGAGCTGTTTGCAGGAGAGACTGGCTCCTCCTGgtcctgcccacccctcctctggGCCCAGTGTGGGGTTGGAGTGGCTCCCAGGGCCACTGCAAGGCCGGGGGACCCGGGGATTCCCTGCCTTCCTGCTGGGGGCCCGGGGACCAGCCTGGCTGGGGTGGGCTGTGCCCGGTGCAGGGTCAGGTGCAGGGTGATTCAGCCTCTCCTGCCCTGGCTCCTGTCAGCCAGCCCttggagagaggagagattgGTGGGGGCGGTGGGCTTCACTCATCAGGCCCTAATTCATCTCTTGCCTGTCCCCCTCCATCCCAGCGACGCCAGAGAGAATTCTCAGAGAATCACAGACCGTCTTAAGTTTGGAGACAGCGGCCACGGAGCGGAGGACTCGAAGGCTGACCAGGCTGCCAACAAATGGGGCCGGAGTGGCAAAGACCCCAACCACTTCCGACCTGCTGGCCTGCCCAGCAAATACTGAGCTTCCTCTTCACTCTGCCCTGGGGAGCCGGGCTCTGAgccccctgagggcagggacaccCACTCGTTGAGATCTCTGGCCACATAGGCTGGGGAGGGCACCTAAGAGGTGTCTAATAAATGCTTAAGAGATGGACTCTTGAAAAGCGtgttcgggggatccctgggtggcgcagcggtttagcgcctgtctttggcccggggcgcgatcctggagacccgggatcgaatcccacatcgggctcccggtgcatggagcctgcttctccctctgcctgtgtctctgcctctctctctctctctgtgactatcataaataaataaaaattaaaaaaaaaaaaaaagcgtgttCTTCTTGGGTGTACGTCCTGCTGGTTAGTTCCCCAGGGGGATGGATGGACACCCGCGTGAGGCTAAGCCTGGGCCCTGGTGTAGGGGGGACCGTCTCAGTGCACCCGGACAGATGCCCTGTACCCACCCTTCCCGGATCAGACCTGCCCCCTTTTCCAGGCCCCTCTGCTTACACTGGTGCTATTTCTGGCTCCTTGGTGTCCAGAACTCTCACTGTGTCAGTTGTGTCCTGTCACCGTCTCTGTCCTCAGCGTCTAGTTCCCTTAGCTTTGCTCCTCAGTGGTCTCTGTCCCCGAGGACAGGGGACACAGCGGACGGAggccaggactgtgggatcaagGGCCACCTTGATGTTCTGTGGGCTCCTCAGCAGGGCCTTCAAGTCAAATTACAACCAGTTTCGGTCCTTGCCATCTAAGAATATGTCCAAGAGAGTTTTGCTCCTCCTGATTTCACTGCCTTACACAAAAGCTACCAGGACCATAACATGTCAGAAATGTtagcataggggatccctgggtggctcagcagtttagcgcctgccttcagtccagggcgcgatcctggtgtcccgggatcgagtcccacgtcaggctccctgcatggagcctgcttctccctctgtctgtgtctgtgcctctctctctctctctctctctgtctatcatgagtaaataaataaatacatctttaaaaaaaaaaagaaatgtaaaaaaaaaaaaatgttagcataATGGCATCATCAACATCTGCGAAATTTTGTTGTCACTCTTTGGGGTTTCCTTGCTCATCAATTTTCAGTCGTGGCACCCAGCAAAATTCCTGCCAAGCAAAGGACCACGGCCACATACTTTCTTCCAAGATCTTAAGATCAACCTTGTGGGGGCCCTTTCCTGGATttatccttcctttattttttatcccTTCATAGCCaatattctgatatatatatatatatatatatatatatatatatatatatatgtaactatttatctgagagacagaacATTAGGaaggacagggacagagggagaagcagactccccactgggcagagaacccaatgtggggctcaatcccaggaccctgggatcatgacctgagtcaaaggcagatgcctaatcaactgagccacccaggtgcccctatagtaaTTCTTTATGTTAAACCCCCCCTCTTTAAATTACTGGTTGGTTTCTGTCTCCTGAGGCCCCTGACCAGTAACGGGGTCTCCAGTCCGCCAGGGGTTCTACATGGGCTCTCCCCTTTGACATCCACAGCACCACAGGTGAGACGTCTCACATGTCTCTCCTCTTCTTACCTTTGTCATGCTGGGGTCTCTCCAGGTGTTTTGTTGTACTCCCAGACCTGTCTGTGTCTCCAGCTCTTCGCTGCCCCGTCATTTGTGTCCTgtccccttctctgcctctgtgtcttgcCCCTCAGTGGCCTCTTTCCATTAGGCTTTGGGAAGCCTAATCCCAGGGGTTCTGGCAACTGATGTCTTGGCCTCCCTAACACCAACCCCTGTCTCTCATGACATTTTTAACCAGTTCTTTTTGGTCCTACCTGAGGACTGGCTCTCACATTAGTTTCTCTCATCTTTATTCCTATTGTCCTTGAACTCGGATCCAGATAAAAATTCTCCTTCCTCAAGGAATCTTCCCAGCAGCCCACGCACTGCATTGCAGGGCAGAGTTTGGGGGCTCTCACAGAGCGTCATTCACGCCTGTTGGCTCGCCTTTACCCCATCCCCTCTGTTGCCTTAACGTGTTAGTTCCCCAGTTAGATTCCAAGCCCCTAATATAACTTATATCTGAAAAGTAGTCTACAGCTCATAAAACACTTTCATTCTATTTTCTACATAACTTTTCTTTTGACAATGTCTAATGTTCTAGAGAGGAAGCCAGATACGTACATAGACATGACATAATTTAGTAAGAGCCTCTGCTGAAGCACACTGGTGGCAACCCCAGCTCTATTAGGGTGTGGGAGGCTGGTGAATACCACTTAAATAAAGTAGCTGCCATTTGCTTTGTTTGCAAATGCCAAACTGTGCTCTATATATTGTACGCGCCTTTCTTGACATAAGCTTTTTGCAGTTCTCAGCTGGAGAAACCCAGGTTTAGAGGTATGTACGCAATTAGGACCTCGTCCGGGGTTGCACACGTAACAGGTGCAGAGCCAGGACTGCAGGCTGCTGTGTCTGCCTCCAGAACCTGGGTGTGCTGTACAAGGCCAAGAGCTTCAGCAGTGggacctctctctccttcccagatCTCTAGCGCTAGGTTTAAACGGCCAGGAGAGCACTTAGGATTGGGAGATGGGCACCACATCTGGCACATCATCGGATGCGCTACGCCTCGTATGGCCCAGGCACTCACCAACGGCTTCCCCGATAAATTACCACTGAAAACCTGGACTCAGTCCATCTCACTCTTTACTCTTGCACCTTATCCTCTTCCTCCTACCAGTCCAACCTGTTGAAAGAGCCTCCCGTCTACACTGATTCCTTCCTTCCGACTCACACTTGAATCCACTCCAGCCTGGCCTGTCCACAGCACTCCAGCAGAGCAACTGTTGTCCACCAAGGCCCTCCGTGTTGCCCCCAACAAGTGACATATTCCTCCTTGTACCAGTAGGCCTCTGAGCAACCTTCAGCACACCTGCCTTCTCCCACCTTCTTGAACAATGCTCTCAATTGCTTTCATCCTATCACACTACCCTCTGGTCCCACCCTCTCGGAGCACTGCTCTCCAACCACACTAGTGTTCCCTCGGTCCCACCAAAAAGTCAAGCTTTAATTCACCACAGCGTGTTTGCACATGATGTTGCTTGCCTTTGCCTAGAACACTCGATCCATCTGCTCCTCATGTGGCTGCCCCCTGCTCATCCTGTGCCTCTCCCATGAAATGTCTCTTCAGAGAGGCCTTCTCCGACTGCTCTGAGTCACCTACTGTGGCTGTTCTTTTCTACCTATTATTAATATATAGgatgattgggatccctgggtggcacagcagtttggcacctgcctttggcccggggcgcgatcctggggacccgggatcgagtcccacgttgggcttcctgcatggagcctgcatctccctctgcctatgtctctgcttctctctctctctctctgtgtgtgactatcatgaataaataaaatctttcaaaaatatacatataggattttttttcatttcttgcctttcatttttctgttattgtttttctttgttttgcttgttttcttggTTCATCTTCCATCTTCTGTTGTAACAATTCCTGTCTTATTTAACGTTAAATATCTGGCACTAAGCAAAGTACCTGGTACATAATAGAACCTCAACACTTACTGAATGAACGAATGAGTGAAATAATTTACTGTTTAGCTAATTAGTAAGAAGGTAGGAATGAGGTCAAGCTCCCAGTTGATGGGTTAACCTGAAATGGAGCAAGGAGTTACTCCTGAGAAAGGAAGGTAAAGAGAATGCAGTCAGGAGACGCAGATCATTTGAGAGGGAGGCCAAGGGACCTGAGGGAATTCACTTGTTCCTGCTACTGTTGTACATTATTGTCCCCAGGACCCATCAACAAAGGGCAAAGAGCACTTCTATCTTGTTGTATGCCATCCTTGTTATCTAGAGTAGCTACCAGagctcctggcacatagtagatgctcagtaaacatttactgagtgaatgaagcaggaagaaaagtATTCTGCAGAGGATGACAGACCTGGGAGCAGTGTTTTGGACTTGTGGAGGGTATCTGATATTTGATGCAGGTTTTGGTCTGCAGAACCTAGTAATGTTTCACTTAAAGATGAATCTCCAAATCTATACCAAAATCTATACTAAAGTACCGTCTAAACTGACATAATCTcactttataatagaaaaaataattctctctaGCAATGCTTTGCAAGCTTTctcatgagaaatgaaaattatgacTCCCAGTTATGGCCTTTggatgtgtcaacttggctaggctgaAGTACAGCCCTCAGTTCTCTCAAGTGAGGCCAGCTGGATGGGCCATAGAGATATTTCTTAAAGGGTAAAGGGGAGATGGAGC from Canis lupus dingo isolate Sandy chromosome 21, ASM325472v2, whole genome shotgun sequence encodes:
- the LOC112667715 gene encoding serum amyloid A protein-like, whose amino-acid sequence is MKLLVGILLCSLVLGVSSQRWLTFLKEAGQGTRDMWRAYSDMREANYKNSDKYFHARGNYDAARRGPGGAWAAKVISDARENSQRITDRLKFGDSGHGAEDSKADQAANKWGRSGKDPNHFRPAGLPSKY